From the genome of Virgibacillus siamensis, one region includes:
- a CDS encoding metal ABC transporter permease: protein MLADFLQYDFLRHTFLTGLLIGIIAPLLGTFIVVRRLSLLADALSHVTLAGIAFGLLVEKKIAAGIITPLYSGMGFAVLGSIFIEKLRGVYKAYQELAIPIILSGGVGLSVIFISLADGFNTELFNYLFGSVSAVSRTDFYSILGISIAIIIVIRIFYKELVTLSFDEEHAIVSGIHSKRIHLLFIIMTALVIAASIRVVGVLLVSALMTLPVAASMRLARGFKQMLFLSIIFGELAVILGLISGYYFSIPPGGTIVLVSIIILLVSIGMKRFSLVPKGESESE, encoded by the coding sequence ATGCTGGCCGATTTTTTACAATACGATTTTTTACGACACACATTTTTGACAGGTCTCCTGATTGGAATAATTGCTCCGCTTTTAGGAACCTTCATTGTCGTCCGGCGTCTTTCCCTGCTGGCAGATGCGTTATCCCATGTGACACTGGCAGGGATTGCATTTGGTCTTTTAGTCGAAAAGAAAATTGCTGCGGGAATAATTACGCCATTATACAGCGGAATGGGATTTGCTGTACTTGGATCCATTTTTATCGAAAAACTGCGCGGCGTGTATAAAGCGTACCAGGAACTGGCGATACCGATTATTTTATCCGGCGGCGTTGGATTGAGTGTCATCTTCATTTCACTTGCAGATGGCTTCAATACGGAACTGTTTAATTACTTATTCGGCTCTGTTTCGGCAGTCAGCAGAACGGATTTTTATTCCATTCTGGGCATATCGATTGCCATTATAATTGTCATTCGAATTTTTTATAAGGAACTTGTCACATTATCGTTTGATGAAGAACATGCTATCGTTTCCGGAATTCATTCCAAACGAATTCATTTATTGTTTATTATAATGACTGCACTTGTGATTGCTGCATCCATTCGTGTTGTTGGCGTACTGCTTGTATCCGCATTGATGACACTGCCGGTTGCCGCAAGTATGCGACTGGCCCGGGGATTTAAACAAATGCTTTTTCTGTCAATTATTTTCGGTGAACTGGCTGTTATTCTCGGTCTGATAAGCGGCTATTATTTCAGCATCCCGCCCGGAGGTACCATTGTTCTTGTCTCCATTATCATTTTACTGGTTTCCATTGGAATGAAACGATTTTCATTAGTACCAAAAGGAGAGAGTGAATCTGAATGA